Proteins found in one Pontibacter sp. SGAir0037 genomic segment:
- a CDS encoding IS110 family transposase: MVNLPLVNPNAAGIDVGDTIHAVAVPEDRDPEQVRSFGTMTGDLEAIAAWLIQCGVDTVAMESTGVYWKPLFNLLTQQGLEVYLVNAKQVKNVCGRKNDEDDARWIQKLHSCGLLRSSYLPDDEQEALRTLVRHRKTLTQDRSRCVFRMQKALELMNVKVHTLLRDITGKTGIAIIEAILRGERTAENFLACVHFKVKADRATILKSLEGNWRTEQLYLLEDSYMNYQYLTQRIGSCDAAIERQLEYYRSEICPEAAPACEAITNKKANRNKPAFNTCSYLKKVLGVDVMAIYGISDIAALEILSETGTDMSKWETAKHFVSWLNLCPNNKISGGKLISSTLMKKKPNPASQAFRNAANAVQRSDNWLGDYFRRMKAKGGNKYATVATANKIATIYYKMVSCQQEFKPVELAAYQEKYKQVKIMYLERRLHELKKEAA; encoded by the coding sequence GTGGTCAACCTGCCACTGGTCAACCCGAATGCGGCAGGTATCGACGTAGGCGACACCATACACGCTGTCGCCGTACCCGAAGATAGAGATCCAGAGCAGGTCAGGTCCTTTGGGACGATGACCGGCGATTTGGAAGCCATCGCCGCCTGGCTTATCCAGTGCGGGGTGGACACGGTAGCCATGGAGAGCACGGGCGTGTACTGGAAACCCTTGTTTAACCTCCTTACACAGCAGGGCCTGGAGGTGTACCTGGTCAATGCTAAACAGGTCAAGAACGTATGTGGCAGAAAGAACGATGAGGATGATGCGCGCTGGATCCAAAAGTTGCACAGTTGCGGACTGCTTCGCAGCAGTTATCTGCCCGATGACGAGCAGGAGGCGCTGCGCACACTGGTGCGCCACCGTAAAACGCTTACCCAGGACCGAAGCCGTTGCGTGTTCCGCATGCAGAAGGCCCTGGAACTGATGAACGTGAAGGTGCACACGCTCCTGCGCGATATCACCGGCAAGACGGGCATAGCCATCATTGAAGCCATTCTGCGGGGAGAGCGGACAGCGGAAAACTTCCTTGCCTGTGTCCACTTTAAAGTGAAGGCAGACAGGGCCACCATTCTCAAGTCCCTGGAGGGGAACTGGCGCACAGAGCAGCTTTATCTGCTGGAGGATAGTTACATGAACTATCAGTACCTGACCCAGCGCATCGGCTCTTGCGACGCGGCCATCGAGCGGCAGCTCGAATACTACCGCAGCGAGATCTGCCCTGAAGCGGCGCCTGCGTGTGAGGCTATTACAAACAAGAAGGCCAACAGGAACAAACCAGCGTTCAATACCTGCTCTTACCTTAAGAAAGTGCTGGGAGTGGACGTAATGGCTATCTACGGCATCAGCGACATTGCCGCTTTGGAGATTCTCTCGGAGACGGGCACCGACATGAGCAAATGGGAAACTGCTAAGCACTTTGTCAGCTGGCTCAACCTGTGCCCCAACAACAAAATATCAGGCGGAAAGCTTATCAGCAGCACCCTGATGAAGAAGAAGCCTAACCCAGCCAGTCAGGCCTTTCGGAATGCAGCCAATGCCGTGCAGCGCAGCGACAACTGGCTCGGTGACTACTTCCGCCGCATGAAAGCAAAGGGTGGAAACAAGTATGCCACCGTGGCTACGGCTAATAAAATTGCCACTATTTACTACAAAATGGTATCTTGCCAGCAGGAGTTCAAACCCGTTGAATTAGCTGCTTACCAGGAGAAGTATAAGCAAGTAAAAATTATGTATCTGGAGCGAAGGCTTCATGAACTCAAAAAGGAAGCTGCTTAG
- the ltrA gene encoding group II intron reverse transcriptase/maturase, translated as MIKTKPFTISKHIVHQAYLRVKQNGGSAGVDGLNLEEFDQDSRNHLYRLWNRMSSGSYMPAPVLLVEIPKSGGGTRPLGIPTVTDRIAQMVVTMTLAPVLEPVFHDDSYGYRPGKSALEAVGKARQRCWRQDWVLDLDIKGFFDSIPHELLLKAVRRHTDCKWVLLYIERWLKTPVQQRNGITTERTKGTPQGAVISPLLANLFLHYCMDEWLRIKYPGCPFERYADDCVIHCSTEQQAIALKEALAERLKACGLEMHPEKTKIVYCRDEDRRKSYPNMSFEFLGYTFRSRKSRNKQGKYFIGFLPAVGDKARKAIRERIRAWKLTSRSGSSLTRLAEEINPVLKGWINYYGHFYKSELYEVLRYLNLVLKSWARQKYKKLQGHKIRASDWLGKVAKAIPNLFAHWQLGVRP; from the coding sequence ATGATTAAGACAAAACCATTTACCATCTCAAAGCACATCGTGCACCAGGCTTACCTGCGTGTAAAACAAAACGGAGGTAGCGCAGGTGTGGATGGGCTAAACCTCGAGGAGTTCGACCAGGACAGCAGAAATCACCTTTACCGGTTATGGAACCGAATGAGCTCGGGAAGCTATATGCCCGCACCCGTCTTACTGGTGGAAATTCCCAAGAGCGGCGGGGGCACCCGTCCACTAGGAATACCCACTGTTACGGATCGTATTGCCCAGATGGTAGTCACCATGACATTGGCACCAGTACTGGAGCCTGTGTTCCATGACGACTCCTATGGGTACAGGCCGGGCAAAAGCGCACTGGAAGCGGTGGGCAAAGCCAGGCAGCGGTGCTGGCGGCAGGACTGGGTTCTGGACCTGGACATCAAAGGCTTCTTCGACAGCATCCCGCACGAGTTGCTCCTAAAAGCAGTGCGCAGGCACACAGACTGCAAATGGGTGCTGCTCTACATCGAGCGGTGGCTCAAAACACCTGTGCAGCAAAGAAACGGCATAACCACAGAAAGGACAAAGGGCACTCCGCAGGGAGCAGTCATCAGTCCGCTGCTGGCCAACCTGTTTCTGCACTACTGCATGGACGAGTGGCTGCGGATAAAGTATCCCGGTTGCCCGTTCGAGCGCTACGCAGACGACTGTGTGATACACTGCAGCACCGAGCAGCAGGCGATAGCGCTTAAAGAAGCACTGGCAGAAAGGCTAAAGGCATGTGGCTTGGAGATGCACCCGGAGAAGACCAAAATTGTTTACTGCAGGGACGAGGACCGACGCAAAAGTTACCCGAACATGTCTTTTGAATTTCTGGGCTATACATTCAGAAGCAGGAAGTCACGGAATAAGCAGGGTAAATATTTTATCGGATTCTTACCGGCAGTTGGCGATAAAGCCAGGAAGGCAATCCGGGAAAGGATAAGGGCATGGAAGTTGACCAGCAGAAGCGGCAGCAGCCTGACAAGGCTGGCCGAGGAAATCAACCCAGTTCTGAAAGGCTGGATTAACTACTACGGACACTTCTACAAATCGGAACTCTATGAGGTATTGAGATATTTGAACCTTGTACTCAAGAGCTGGGCCAGGCAGAAGTATAAGAAACTGCAGGGCCATAAAATCAGAGCAAGCGATTGGCTGGGGAAGGTGGCTAAGGCCATTCCGAACCTGTTTGCGCACTGGCAGCTGGGAGTAAGGCCGTGA
- a CDS encoding efflux RND transporter permease subunit, producing the protein MDKFVQSLVSFSLKNHIIVFFLTALLVAAGVISYINTPIEAFPDVTNTRARIITQWPGRSAEEVEKFITLPITRQMNTIPRKAEVRSTSLFGLSVVTVLFDENVDDFYAQQYASNRMQSIELPEGAEAEVEPPSGATGEIFRYVLKSKSRAISDLAAIHEWVVERELVGVPGIAEVVSFGGEEKIYEIQVNPVELANYNLSPLDVFEAVENSNINVGGDVIDRGDQAYVVRGVGLLESVADIENILIENVNGTPVLVKHVADVKISAKPRLGQVGLDDDDDLVQGIVIMLRGENPSAVIERLKAKIEELNNRILPADVKIVPFHDRTVLVDNTVRTVTHNLVEGIVLVSVLVFIFLFNWRTTVIVASVIPLAFLFAIVMLRIQGLPANLISIGAVDFGLLLEGTMVVVEHVFVGLDKRAHELGMARFNKISKLGIIKNQTRSVAKSIFFAQIILIVALMPIFTFQKVEGKMFSPLAFTLGYALIGAVLLSLTYVPSMCKVLLRKNVVDRENPITNFIRGVMFKLYQMGAANKKLTVSLFGVLLIVCGFGFSQLGTEFIPQLNEGALYVRATLPNSVSLDESVKLTKEMKAKFREFEEVAFVLTQTGRPNDGTDPTGFFNIEFHVQLRDESDWKRKISKQELLTEMEQSLGVYPGVTFGFSQPIMDNVEEYVSGVKSSLVVKIFGNDLFELENTADQVAAAIKDVEGIEDLNIYRNIGLPELRIKLEENRMARYGVSMADAQSVIEMAIGGKAATSFYEDERIFDVRVRYAEPFRKSEEEIRNILVPANSGSMIPLYEIADVGFFTGPAFIYREGSSRYIAVGFSVRGRDLGSTVEEAQQRVAEQVVLPESYGLTWAGEFENKERATQRLSYIVPISLLMIFFLLFVNFGNLKDTVISLITIPFAFIGGFLSLWLTGTTFGISAGIGFIILFGVGTIDGIILIAVMKDYLRKGLSLQEAISEGVYSRIRPVFMIAIMGSAGLLPAALSTGMGSEIQKPLAIMIVGGLMICMILSLIVLPQVYYLAYSRSERK; encoded by the coding sequence ATGGATAAATTTGTTCAGAGTTTAGTATCGTTCTCGCTTAAAAACCACATCATCGTCTTTTTCCTGACGGCGCTGCTGGTGGCAGCCGGAGTGATCAGTTATATTAATACACCCATTGAGGCTTTCCCGGATGTAACCAATACCAGGGCCCGCATTATTACGCAATGGCCCGGCCGCAGCGCCGAGGAAGTAGAGAAGTTTATTACACTGCCGATCACACGCCAGATGAACACTATACCGCGCAAAGCCGAGGTGCGTTCTACCTCTCTTTTCGGCTTGTCGGTGGTAACGGTGCTGTTTGATGAGAATGTAGATGATTTTTATGCCCAGCAGTACGCCTCTAACCGCATGCAAAGCATTGAGTTGCCAGAGGGAGCAGAGGCGGAGGTAGAGCCGCCTTCAGGTGCTACAGGCGAGATATTCCGCTATGTACTTAAAAGTAAATCACGGGCTATAAGCGATTTAGCCGCAATACACGAATGGGTGGTAGAGCGGGAGCTGGTAGGAGTACCCGGTATAGCGGAGGTGGTGAGCTTTGGCGGTGAGGAGAAAATTTATGAAATACAGGTAAACCCAGTAGAACTGGCTAATTATAACCTGTCTCCGCTGGATGTTTTTGAGGCCGTAGAGAACAGCAACATCAACGTAGGCGGCGATGTGATTGACAGAGGTGACCAGGCCTATGTGGTGCGCGGGGTTGGTTTGCTGGAGAGTGTGGCCGATATCGAAAATATTCTTATTGAAAACGTAAACGGAACACCTGTGCTGGTGAAGCATGTGGCGGATGTAAAAATCTCTGCCAAGCCGCGCCTGGGCCAGGTAGGTTTGGACGACGACGATGACTTGGTGCAAGGCATTGTAATTATGCTGCGCGGTGAAAACCCTAGTGCCGTTATTGAAAGGCTCAAGGCTAAAATTGAGGAACTTAACAACAGGATTCTGCCCGCCGATGTAAAGATTGTGCCCTTTCACGACAGAACCGTACTCGTAGATAACACGGTGCGCACCGTAACGCACAACCTGGTGGAGGGAATCGTGCTGGTATCGGTACTGGTGTTCATCTTTCTGTTTAACTGGCGCACTACGGTTATTGTCGCATCGGTTATACCGCTGGCATTTCTGTTTGCCATTGTGATGCTGCGCATCCAGGGCCTGCCTGCCAACCTGATCTCGATTGGTGCAGTAGACTTTGGCCTGCTGCTGGAAGGTACCATGGTGGTGGTGGAGCATGTGTTCGTGGGGCTCGATAAAAGAGCGCATGAACTGGGCATGGCGCGGTTTAACAAAATCTCCAAGCTGGGCATCATCAAGAACCAGACCCGCTCTGTTGCCAAGTCTATCTTCTTTGCCCAGATCATCCTGATTGTAGCACTGATGCCGATCTTCACCTTTCAGAAAGTAGAGGGGAAGATGTTTTCGCCACTGGCCTTTACCTTAGGGTATGCCTTGATTGGTGCGGTATTGCTAAGCCTGACGTATGTGCCTTCCATGTGTAAGGTGCTGCTCCGCAAGAACGTGGTTGACCGCGAAAACCCAATAACTAATTTTATTCGTGGTGTTATGTTCAAGTTGTACCAGATGGGCGCAGCCAATAAGAAGCTGACGGTATCGTTGTTCGGTGTTCTGTTGATTGTTTGTGGTTTCGGGTTCAGCCAGTTGGGTACTGAATTTATTCCACAGTTAAACGAAGGTGCATTGTATGTAAGGGCAACCTTGCCAAACAGTGTGAGCCTCGATGAGTCGGTGAAGCTGACCAAGGAAATGAAAGCCAAGTTCCGTGAGTTTGAAGAAGTAGCTTTTGTTCTCACGCAGACAGGCCGCCCGAACGACGGTACCGACCCTACTGGTTTCTTCAACATTGAATTTCATGTGCAGCTTCGGGATGAAAGCGACTGGAAACGCAAAATTTCTAAACAGGAACTGCTAACGGAGATGGAACAGTCGTTGGGTGTTTATCCTGGTGTTACCTTTGGCTTCAGCCAACCCATCATGGACAACGTGGAGGAATATGTGTCAGGGGTGAAGAGTTCCTTGGTAGTTAAGATCTTCGGGAACGATCTGTTTGAACTGGAAAATACTGCCGACCAGGTTGCTGCTGCCATCAAGGATGTGGAAGGTATAGAAGACTTGAACATTTACCGCAACATCGGTTTGCCAGAGCTGCGCATCAAACTGGAGGAAAACCGCATGGCCCGCTACGGCGTGAGCATGGCCGATGCACAATCTGTTATCGAAATGGCGATTGGCGGTAAAGCAGCCACTTCCTTTTATGAAGACGAGCGCATATTTGATGTGCGGGTACGCTATGCAGAACCTTTCCGGAAGTCGGAAGAAGAGATCAGAAACATTCTGGTTCCGGCCAACAGCGGGTCTATGATTCCGCTTTACGAAATTGCCGATGTCGGTTTCTTTACGGGGCCGGCCTTTATCTACCGCGAAGGAAGCAGCCGCTACATAGCCGTTGGTTTCTCGGTGCGGGGCCGTGACTTGGGCAGTACAGTAGAAGAGGCGCAGCAACGTGTGGCAGAGCAGGTTGTGCTGCCTGAGAGCTATGGGTTAACCTGGGCCGGTGAATTCGAAAATAAAGAAAGAGCCACACAGCGCTTGAGCTACATTGTGCCCATCTCCCTGCTGATGATTTTCTTCCTGCTGTTCGTGAACTTCGGCAACCTGAAAGATACCGTGATATCGCTCATCACCATTCCGTTTGCCTTTATCGGGGGCTTCCTGTCGCTGTGGCTTACGGGCACGACCTTTGGCATCTCGGCAGGTATAGGTTTTATTATTCTATTTGGGGTAGGCACCATCGATGGTATCATTCTGATTGCCGTTATGAAGGATTACCTGCGCAAGGGCCTCTCCTTGCAGGAAGCTATTTCGGAGGGCGTGTACAGCCGTATCAGGCCTGTGTTCATGATTGCCATTATGGGCTCGGCGGGTTTGCTGCCAGCTGCACTTTCAACAGGTATGGGTTCTGAGATTCAGAAGCCACTCGCCATTATGATTGTGGGCGGACTGATGATCTGTATGATCCTGTCGCTTATTGTGCTGCCCCAGGTATATTACCTGGCCTATAGCAGGTCGGAGCGGAAGTAA
- a CDS encoding OmpA family protein yields MAQNLVRNPSLEELKNNIVGFRGVSGTPDISSKEDKVIQYPPYYNAYQSDSPTRQLSSIQFGDICFCQWFSSASSELMQAVLKKPLKKNARYIVSLYTIRASVLEPPISEITISFIKKPLPLSRKVYGQQGHTLTGEGMPYLSLTSAASPVLASRETWTKVTGVYKARGGEKYLLIGNFSGANNNELDALNPDSVEITRDNKIKGTYYCYDNISVISESKAGKQPEQDAPNLKPLLTKFAIGNTITLKDVNFRTGEFQILETAFSTLDSLATYLKNEPEAVIAIQGHTDNVGSEEANLTLSIQRAQAVMDYLFQKGIAAERMTSEGYGEGMPKADNLTVESRALNRRVEIMILQKTSRPE; encoded by the coding sequence ATGGCACAGAATCTTGTTCGAAACCCAAGCCTGGAGGAGTTGAAAAATAACATTGTTGGGTTCAGGGGCGTGAGCGGCACGCCTGACATTTCTTCCAAAGAAGATAAAGTTATCCAATACCCACCCTACTATAATGCCTACCAGTCAGACTCTCCTACCCGTCAACTTAGCAGCATACAGTTTGGTGATATTTGCTTCTGCCAGTGGTTTAGCTCCGCATCCAGCGAACTGATGCAGGCAGTTCTAAAGAAGCCACTTAAAAAGAATGCTAGGTATATTGTATCGCTTTATACCATAAGAGCCTCTGTACTTGAGCCGCCAATCAGTGAGATAACGATCTCTTTTATAAAGAAGCCCTTACCTTTAAGCAGAAAAGTGTATGGCCAGCAAGGTCACACATTAACAGGTGAAGGTATGCCTTATCTGTCTCTGACTTCAGCTGCATCACCAGTTCTTGCTTCACGCGAAACCTGGACAAAAGTAACCGGGGTTTATAAAGCCAGAGGGGGAGAAAAGTACTTACTTATCGGTAATTTTTCAGGAGCTAACAACAATGAATTAGACGCATTAAACCCGGATAGTGTTGAAATTACAAGGGATAACAAGATAAAAGGAACCTACTACTGCTACGACAACATTAGTGTAATTTCTGAATCCAAAGCCGGGAAGCAACCTGAACAAGATGCACCAAATCTGAAGCCACTCCTTACCAAATTCGCCATAGGCAATACCATTACGCTGAAAGATGTAAACTTTAGAACAGGCGAATTTCAAATTTTAGAAACAGCATTCTCTACCCTCGATTCTCTGGCCACTTATCTAAAGAATGAGCCAGAAGCTGTAATAGCTATTCAGGGGCATACAGACAATGTGGGTTCAGAAGAAGCCAACCTAACCCTTTCCATACAGCGGGCACAAGCTGTGATGGACTACCTGTTCCAAAAAGGTATTGCCGCCGAAAGAATGACTTCAGAAGGATATGGCGAAGGAATGCCAAAAGCAGATAATCTGACGGTAGAGAGCAGGGCACTGAACAGAAGGGTTGAAATAATGATTCTACAGAAAACATCGCGGCCTGAGTAG
- a CDS encoding efflux RND transporter periplasmic adaptor subunit, with amino-acid sequence MIRPFYIKHFNKLSAALCLAVLLSGCQQAETTEKAAPEAANGYCLPAQLAKNIKLADVAPATEHHYIQLTGRVMSNPEKYYRFVPLLDGVVSKVNFSLGDYVKKGTVLLEVRSPELSSLNAELRTGQAQLKLAQRQLSATQEMFDDGVASERELIEAQQDVEMARLEITKVQENLGIYGGSLERGVLIIRAPFNGYIVSKNIVSGQQIEAGDEPLFSVSDLEEVWVMANVYAGNLSTVKQGMEVEVRASAYPDQVFKGKIDRLANTFDTEERVLKARISIQNRDLLLKPEMFVNVSVTQDNTAQNEAQQNLLAFPAKAMIFSNSRHQVVLYRDSCHFEIVQLEPVYQTQNAVMVKEGLKAGDKVVTENHLLIYNQIQN; translated from the coding sequence ATGATACGCCCATTCTATATAAAACACTTCAATAAGCTATCTGCAGCGTTGTGCCTTGCTGTGCTGTTGTCTGGTTGCCAGCAAGCAGAAACAACAGAAAAAGCGGCACCTGAAGCAGCAAATGGATACTGCCTGCCTGCACAGCTGGCCAAAAATATCAAACTGGCCGATGTGGCTCCTGCTACCGAACATCACTACATTCAACTAACGGGCAGGGTGATGAGTAATCCTGAAAAGTATTACCGTTTCGTGCCTTTGCTGGATGGCGTGGTATCGAAAGTGAATTTCTCTTTAGGCGATTATGTCAAGAAAGGCACTGTGCTGCTGGAGGTGCGCAGCCCCGAGCTAAGCAGCCTGAACGCGGAACTTCGCACGGGCCAGGCGCAGCTAAAACTGGCGCAGCGCCAGCTTTCGGCTACGCAGGAAATGTTCGACGATGGTGTAGCCTCGGAGCGCGAACTCATAGAGGCGCAACAGGATGTGGAAATGGCCAGGCTGGAAATTACGAAAGTACAGGAAAACCTGGGCATTTATGGCGGTAGCCTGGAGCGGGGCGTGCTCATTATCAGAGCGCCTTTTAACGGCTACATCGTGTCGAAAAATATTGTAAGCGGCCAGCAGATAGAGGCTGGCGACGAACCGCTGTTTTCTGTTTCAGACCTGGAAGAGGTATGGGTAATGGCCAATGTGTATGCCGGCAACCTGAGCACGGTAAAGCAGGGAATGGAGGTAGAAGTCAGGGCTTCAGCCTATCCGGACCAGGTGTTTAAAGGAAAAATCGACAGGCTGGCTAATACATTCGATACGGAAGAACGTGTGCTGAAAGCACGCATCAGCATCCAGAACCGTGACCTGCTCCTGAAGCCTGAGATGTTTGTAAATGTATCGGTAACACAAGACAATACAGCGCAGAACGAGGCGCAACAAAACCTGCTGGCTTTCCCGGCCAAAGCCATGATCTTTTCTAATTCGAGACACCAGGTGGTGTTGTACCGCGACAGTTGCCACTTTGAAATTGTGCAGCTGGAGCCTGTGTACCAGACCCAAAATGCCGTGATGGTAAAAGAAGGCCTGAAAGCAGGAGACAAGGTAGTGACCGAAAACCACCTGCTTATCTATAACCAAATTCAGAACTAA
- a CDS encoding tyrosine-type recombinase/integrase, which translates to MAYPADYPFVYLNLLEHEGKKYIRLWYKPNPFISRRLKEASWIKQSKTYKCFVMHHTPQAIEMTYNHFQGLAQVNTRYLNRPKRIRPADKTVVLAAGQETEPLKRVPVQPVARLSPLEWAGKVLVQVSFQYSQAIHACLTHSRVARWLPAMKCFALPSDSVSLQLLLSELEGVAQVWLAQAMQIKDMQLQARLWEQSYQKGAAYISCPLAYIEKLFLLNYSMSTIRTYHSLLLRFLNAYSGQGLEKIHQFTEEEINNYHRLLVQSQQYSCSFVNQSINAVKFYFQRVLGRHEVQLNNVERPEKPQRLPTVLSKQDVLKILSATDNLKHRCLLQLLYAGGLRIGEVIGLKLTDVQSDRNLLLIRGGKGKKDRSTLLSQKLLESLRAYYKAYKPKEWLFEGQTGGQYTVESIRSVFRASKERAGVKTNATPHTLRHSFATHLLEQGTDLRYIQTLLGHSSSRTTEIYTHITSHALNNIVSPLDNL; encoded by the coding sequence ATGGCTTATCCTGCTGACTACCCTTTTGTTTACCTCAACCTCCTGGAGCACGAGGGGAAGAAATATATCCGTCTTTGGTACAAGCCCAACCCTTTCATCAGCAGGCGTTTAAAAGAGGCTTCGTGGATAAAGCAGAGCAAGACCTATAAGTGTTTTGTGATGCACCACACTCCGCAGGCCATTGAAATGACCTACAATCACTTTCAGGGACTGGCCCAGGTGAACACCCGTTACCTGAACCGCCCCAAGCGCATCCGGCCTGCTGACAAGACAGTGGTACTGGCAGCCGGGCAAGAGACCGAACCGCTTAAAAGAGTGCCTGTGCAGCCCGTCGCCCGCCTTTCACCGTTGGAGTGGGCGGGAAAGGTGCTGGTGCAGGTAAGCTTTCAGTATAGTCAGGCAATCCATGCGTGCCTGACACACAGCCGTGTAGCCAGATGGCTGCCTGCCATGAAATGCTTTGCCTTGCCCTCCGATAGCGTCAGCCTGCAGTTACTGCTCTCAGAGCTGGAGGGAGTGGCCCAGGTATGGCTGGCCCAGGCCATGCAGATAAAGGACATGCAGTTGCAGGCCAGGCTCTGGGAACAGAGCTACCAGAAAGGGGCAGCCTATATCAGCTGCCCGCTGGCTTACATAGAGAAGCTGTTTCTGCTCAATTACTCCATGAGTACGATCCGCACCTACCACAGTCTTTTGCTGCGGTTTCTGAACGCCTACAGCGGGCAGGGCCTGGAAAAGATACACCAATTCACCGAGGAAGAGATAAACAATTACCACCGCCTACTGGTACAAAGCCAGCAGTATTCCTGTTCGTTCGTGAACCAGAGCATCAATGCCGTTAAGTTTTATTTTCAGCGGGTGCTGGGCCGCCACGAGGTGCAGCTAAACAACGTGGAGCGGCCAGAGAAGCCCCAGCGTCTGCCTACTGTGCTCAGCAAGCAGGATGTGCTCAAGATCCTTTCTGCCACAGATAACCTCAAGCACCGCTGCCTACTGCAATTGCTCTATGCCGGAGGCTTGAGGATAGGGGAGGTGATAGGCTTGAAATTGACCGATGTGCAGTCGGATCGGAACTTGTTGCTCATACGCGGGGGCAAGGGTAAAAAGGACCGCAGCACGCTGCTTTCGCAGAAGCTGCTGGAGAGTCTCAGGGCTTATTACAAGGCTTACAAGCCCAAGGAGTGGCTGTTTGAGGGGCAGACGGGTGGGCAATACACTGTGGAGAGCATCAGGAGTGTGTTTCGTGCCTCTAAAGAAAGAGCAGGGGTAAAAACAAATGCCACCCCTCATACACTACGCCATTCCTTTGCGACGCATTTATTGGAACAGGGCACGGATCTGCGCTATATCCAGACGCTGCTCGGGCATAGTTCGAGCAGGACCACGGAGATCTACACGCACATCACCAGCCATGCGCTGAATAATATTGTCAGCCCGCTGGATAATCTGTAG
- the ltrA gene encoding group II intron reverse transcriptase/maturase, whose product MIEKVLHRGNMLKAYTHVLANKGSAGVDGMPVEKLATHLKQNRDAIATDICNGRYLPPPILGVAIPKSNGKNRLLGIPTVTDRVLQQAVNQVIAPLFELDFTQHSYGFRPNRNAHQALQQAHRHIHEGYQHIVDIDLQNFFDEVDHCLLLQLLYRKVKCPLALRLIRKWLRAPILINGRLVKRRKGVPQGSPLSPLLSNIMLHELDKELERQGLRYVRYADDFSVYTKSEDEARKVGNAVFLFLRNRLKLPINREKSGIRRPVDFQILGHGFVPTYKKGDKGKYQLVVAKKGWERLKQKLKSITRKTTPCSFEQRVRELKEAQRGWVHYFRLASIQGKLKEVDSWIRNRLRHCIWHDWKRPDRKRKNLIRLGVPKWQAYAWSRTRKGGWAVAQSPILITTVTVKRLVRRGYESMLDYYKKVAPQLNEPLYARTACTVVVCHERRTLLVSFGAVQMMRAGPSEPVVRCRLQTALCGFA is encoded by the coding sequence ATGATAGAGAAGGTACTCCACCGGGGCAACATGCTCAAGGCATACACGCACGTGCTGGCCAACAAAGGTTCGGCCGGTGTGGACGGTATGCCGGTAGAGAAGCTGGCTACGCACCTGAAACAAAACAGGGACGCCATCGCTACCGACATCTGCAACGGCAGGTACCTGCCTCCACCCATCCTAGGGGTAGCCATACCCAAGAGCAACGGTAAGAATCGCCTGCTGGGCATTCCCACCGTCACCGACCGCGTACTGCAACAGGCCGTTAATCAGGTGATAGCACCGCTCTTTGAGCTTGATTTTACCCAGCACAGCTACGGCTTCCGCCCCAACCGCAATGCCCACCAGGCCCTGCAGCAGGCACACAGGCACATCCACGAGGGCTATCAGCACATCGTGGACATCGACCTGCAGAACTTCTTCGATGAAGTGGATCATTGCCTGCTGCTGCAACTGCTTTACCGGAAGGTAAAATGCCCCCTCGCCCTACGCCTCATCCGCAAATGGCTCCGGGCCCCCATCCTTATCAACGGGAGACTGGTCAAACGTCGGAAGGGCGTGCCGCAGGGAAGCCCGCTCTCACCGCTGCTCTCCAATATCATGCTCCACGAGCTGGATAAGGAACTGGAGCGGCAGGGGCTGCGCTACGTGCGCTATGCCGACGACTTCAGCGTCTACACCAAAAGTGAAGATGAAGCTCGAAAAGTAGGCAACGCTGTATTCCTCTTCCTGCGGAACAGGCTCAAGCTGCCTATCAACAGGGAGAAGAGCGGCATCAGGCGGCCAGTAGACTTTCAGATTCTGGGTCACGGATTCGTGCCCACCTATAAGAAGGGAGATAAGGGCAAATACCAGCTGGTAGTGGCAAAGAAGGGATGGGAAAGGTTAAAGCAAAAGCTAAAGAGCATCACCCGCAAAACAACGCCCTGCTCTTTTGAGCAGCGTGTCCGGGAACTGAAAGAGGCGCAGCGAGGCTGGGTCCACTACTTCCGTTTGGCAAGTATACAGGGCAAACTCAAAGAGGTCGACAGCTGGATACGAAACAGGCTCAGGCACTGCATCTGGCATGACTGGAAACGACCGGACCGGAAAAGGAAGAACCTGATTCGGCTGGGCGTTCCCAAGTGGCAGGCGTATGCCTGGAGCAGGACCAGGAAAGGAGGATGGGCAGTAGCTCAAAGTCCAATCCTGATAACGACGGTAACGGTGAAACGGCTTGTCCGCAGGGGGTATGAATCAATGCTTGACTACTACAAGAAAGTAGCTCCACAGCTTAACGAACCGCTGTATGCGAGAACCGCTTGTACAGTGGTGGTGTGTCACGAACGAAGGACGCTTTTAGTGTCCTTTGGTGCTGTGCAAATGATGAGGGCAGGCCCCTCGGAGCCGGTAGTCAGGTGCAGGCTCCAAACCGCCTTGTGCGGCTTTGCTTAA